In a single window of the Phycisphaerales bacterium genome:
- a CDS encoding DUF362 domain-containing protein, giving the protein MSAPTRREFLARSAALGAAALLPRFALGQAAAPQAATAPATTLPPDMTIARWGGTEVPTDLPVKLVREALGALGGMGRFVQKQAVVWVKPNIGWNRKPEFAANTDPQVVGEIVRLCFEAGAKTVKVGDFTCNEARACYENSGIAPAARAAGAQIVYLDKSRFRDMTIGGRRLKEHPVYPEIVECDLVVNVPVCKHHGSTQVTLAMKNYMGVVENRGFFHQDLPTTIADITRFMKPRLSILDAVRVLTARGPTGGRLEDVKTFNTVAASVDIVALDAFGSELLGHDPAKIGTVAMGAEYELGRMDYRALQLKELQVA; this is encoded by the coding sequence ATGTCCGCACCTACCCGTCGCGAGTTTCTGGCACGTTCCGCCGCACTCGGCGCGGCCGCACTCCTGCCGCGTTTCGCGCTCGGTCAAGCTGCGGCTCCGCAGGCCGCCACGGCGCCCGCGACCACGTTGCCGCCTGATATGACGATCGCGCGGTGGGGCGGAACGGAAGTTCCGACGGACCTACCCGTGAAGCTGGTTCGCGAGGCGCTGGGAGCGCTGGGTGGCATGGGGCGCTTCGTACAAAAACAGGCCGTCGTCTGGGTCAAGCCGAACATCGGCTGGAACCGCAAACCGGAGTTCGCCGCCAATACCGATCCGCAGGTCGTGGGCGAGATCGTGCGCCTGTGCTTCGAAGCGGGTGCGAAGACAGTGAAGGTGGGTGACTTCACCTGCAACGAGGCGCGGGCATGCTACGAAAACAGCGGAATCGCGCCGGCCGCGCGGGCGGCCGGTGCCCAGATCGTCTACCTCGACAAGAGCCGATTCCGGGACATGACCATCGGTGGGCGCCGCTTGAAGGAGCACCCGGTCTACCCTGAGATCGTGGAATGTGACCTCGTGGTGAACGTGCCGGTGTGCAAGCACCACGGTTCGACGCAGGTTACGCTCGCGATGAAGAACTACATGGGGGTCGTGGAGAACCGCGGTTTCTTCCACCAGGACCTGCCTACGACGATCGCGGATATCACGCGCTTCATGAAGCCGCGGCTCTCCATCCTGGATGCCGTGCGCGTGCTCACCGCCCGTGGCCCGACTGGCGGTCGCCTGGAGGATGTGAAGACCTTCAACACCGTAGCAGCGAGCGTGGACATTGTGGCGCTCGACGCCTTCGGAAGTGAGTTACTCGGGCACGATCCGGCGAAGATCGGCACGGTGGCCATGGGGGCCGAATACGAACTCGGTCGCATGGACTACCGTGCACTGCAGCTGAAGGAATTGCAGGTCGCGT
- a CDS encoding MFS transporter, whose protein sequence is MPPLAAAAIIVFCEGLVLWSVFPILNFYCAELGVRETHILPWVGVLLMLQGGPKIISNPIFGRLSDRIGRGPLMAIASLGSVSASILWALAPNVYWLAASRAVAGIFGAQAVLASAVVADHAAPEKRGIGMGMIGAAFGLSMVLGPLYGGLVSEYLSFAAVGWIGAGIQSVAVLTAVTALSWKPVHQTVRVSGLVPSRSLWALPGVLPLLAATLFITLALAQVTTTFPEFSRKVYSFSPQQSGYAFAILGLIASLVQGGGLRLLLPAFGERRVALAGLLMVVVSMLGIAAQPQVVLLWLCLLLLGVGIALGTPTITSLISQCVDPQRQGAVLGLHQAATSLGRTLGAGLAGAAAALHHATAPYYAAAVLTLMGAVLLTQFRTPVARTVDGKPATETLLPE, encoded by the coding sequence GCTCTGGTCGGTGTTTCCGATCCTGAATTTCTACTGCGCAGAGCTGGGCGTTCGTGAAACACACATCCTCCCCTGGGTCGGCGTGCTCCTCATGCTGCAGGGCGGACCCAAGATCATCTCGAATCCGATCTTCGGCCGCCTTTCGGACCGGATCGGCCGTGGGCCCCTGATGGCAATCGCCAGTCTGGGCAGCGTGAGCGCTTCCATCCTCTGGGCGCTCGCACCGAATGTGTACTGGCTTGCCGCCTCGCGTGCCGTGGCCGGCATTTTCGGGGCCCAGGCCGTGCTGGCCTCGGCTGTGGTCGCGGACCATGCGGCGCCCGAAAAGCGCGGCATAGGAATGGGTATGATCGGGGCGGCGTTCGGTTTGTCGATGGTGCTGGGGCCGCTCTATGGGGGGCTTGTCAGCGAGTATCTGTCCTTTGCGGCGGTGGGTTGGATCGGGGCCGGGATCCAGTCGGTCGCAGTACTGACCGCTGTGACCGCGTTATCGTGGAAGCCCGTCCACCAAACGGTGCGCGTCTCCGGATTGGTACCCTCACGGTCGCTGTGGGCTCTGCCGGGAGTCCTGCCGCTGCTGGCGGCGACGTTGTTCATTACGCTTGCATTGGCGCAGGTCACGACCACGTTCCCTGAGTTCAGTCGGAAGGTCTACTCTTTCTCGCCGCAGCAGTCGGGCTACGCATTCGCGATCCTCGGGTTGATCGCCAGTCTCGTGCAGGGCGGCGGCCTGCGCCTGCTGCTGCCGGCCTTCGGAGAGCGCCGCGTGGCGCTGGCCGGATTGTTGATGGTCGTGGTGAGCATGCTGGGGATTGCCGCACAACCGCAGGTAGTGCTTTTGTGGCTATGCCTGCTGCTACTGGGCGTCGGGATTGCGCTTGGGACGCCAACCATCACTTCGCTGATCTCGCAGTGTGTCGATCCGCAGCGCCAGGGGGCAGTGCTGGGTCTGCACCAGGCGGCAACCTCGCTCGGACGCACTCTGGGAGCCGGGCTTGCGGGGGCTGCCGCCGCCCTCCACCACGCCACGGCACCATATTACGCCGCTGCGGTCCTGACCCTCATGGGCGCCGTCCTGCTGACGCAGTTCCGGACACCGGTGGCGCGCACCGTCGATGGCAAGCCGGCCACTGAGACCCTGCTGCCTGAGTGA